From the genome of Trichomycterus rosablanca isolate fTriRos1 chromosome 18, fTriRos1.hap1, whole genome shotgun sequence:
TACACAAAACTCCAAGCATGGTTCAAATTACAGGGGGGATTGGGGGGTctgaccctcctaattattacttAGATCCATAGCTGTCACTGTATTATTCACATTCTGTCCCCAAGTAAAGAATTTCAGCTTACCATAAACAGCCTGAATTCTGTCAACATCATCTCTGGGTAAAACGAATGTGTCAGCATCTCTGGAGACGTATGTTGGATACATCAGTGCACCAGGATCCCTGGAATGATCAAGGCCCAAGGAGTGTCCAAATTCATGGGCAGCCACCAAGAACAAGTTGTATCCTGTAGTACACCGGTAAAAACAACATTGTTGTCAATGACTGACATGTTTGTTGATCATGTTGACATGTTTATTATGTGAATTTTATAATGGATTGTGAATGTGTTGTGTTTGAAAAATAGTTACCATTCGAAGATCTGAAGGTAAAGTTTTCATCATCATCAAAATGGGCatctccaccaatgccaggtgAGGGGAAAAATGCATGAGCCAATAAACCACCTGGTCCTTCAAACGGATAACCGTCGCGGTGATCTGAAAATGGAAAATAATATTCACATTGGTAAAGCAgagacttttattttgttcaaGGTAAATTATTCACACAACTAAAGTAAATACTGCTGGTTAAACCATGTAAATCTAAAACAAAACCTTATTTCTAACTGGTTGGTAGGTGTGTATTAATTTCTATTAGTCGGATACTAAGTAAACTTGGTCTTTTATGTACAGTTGTGGGCAGGGGTATTGCCTGTGACATCAAAccacaaatttattttttatctcatGATCTCAAAATGACAAAAGATCacaatttatttctttatatgtCACTTGAGGTCACAATTCATTTTTCCTGGGCTTTCGCGATAACAAATGAAGTGTACACTCCACCAAATCCACTCCACTCGCTGGCAAATCCTAAGTGACAAATACTAATTTGGAAATTGTCTAATATAGCACTAATGAAAATGCAGTTACTTGTGTTATCGATTTTAcaagattaaaaaataacatatgACCTTTCTGGACTTCTGTATTATGTGGCATTTTAAAAATGGCTTAAtttaaaggaaaaaaacgtTGCTGCCAATCTACCTTATCTCCAATATGGAATGCTTTGTCCATCTTCATACTCTTTGCTAGCTTACAGGGATCAGCCCCTTGGTGTCTCTATTTCcttggctgctcccgttaggggcggatcgtgatcagcattatttatgtggcacagtttttacgccagatgcccttcctgacacgaccctccctatttatccgggcttgggactggcactacaatccaatggtttatgcatcctagcagctATGTACCtttaggacaattcagtgtctccaattaacctggctgaatgtttttggactgtgggaggaaaccggagcacccggaggaaacccacgcagacatggggataaaatgcaaactccacacagaaaggaccctgaccgccccaccttgggatcgaacccaggaccttcttgctgtgaggcgacagtgctacccacttagccaatgTGCCACCCGATCAGCCCCTTGGTGTCCCtcttaaaaaagcttttttccTAAGTCATTGAGTTACATTTGTGGCCCGATACCATTTTCAAAACGGCGCGTGAGGTGTTTTTTAAAAGTAAACATTTAGGTTAAAGAAACAAAATTTCTAGTTCGCTGTTACACAAATACAGTCTAAAGATCCCCATTTCATTTCCCTTAACTCAAAACATTATGCCTTTATGTTCCTGAACTTTTGGAAAGACATGGTGGCTTCATAGAaacttgtgtgtatgtttaatttgtTAGAATTTGCTGCAATGATGGAGTGTAGTAATGTTCCCGTTAGATCTTAATTTGCACAAGACTGTCATAGATAGATTGTTAAAGTTACTCACTCAAATAAAAAGCATgtgttgtttatattaatctatttgatttgttttattacacagtGTCAGTGGCCCGTCACTGCACTTTTCCCTCACATCTGGGACCccaaaaaaaagtttggacacccccgAGTTACAAGAAAGCAAAACATCTACATCTGTATATCTCTATTATTCTCTTATATGAAGGATATTATGTGTCTGTTATCTCTTACACATCAGGTTTCTAAATGCTAAAGCTTCTAAAGCACCTGTTTGTTTGAAATGAGGTCTTTTGTTGCTTAATCTATACCAGGCTTAAGTTGTAGAAGACAGGAGGACACTGAAGGGCAAAATTCCAGACATCAGCCTGTCTGTCAGACATGAGAACAGTTCAGGATGGAATGTATAGTACATGTCCCAACCATGTAATACAAACAACACAAAGTTGTTTTGCCTTATTTCATAATCTCTAATATATACTGTCAAGAAGACTCTATTTAACCTGGAATTAATAGGGACCCAAGCACGCACACTACACTCACCCCCTTGTTATTACATGACAAcataatttatgtgtttcagccacagcaactgctaacagttgtaataaacaagtatataaaggaaatgatatgcttccaactttgcagcaacagtttgggaaaggccctttcctgttctagcatgactgtgcccctgtgcacaaagcaagctcaataaagacatgaagaaaagctcctgtggtctgcacagagtcttgacctcagccctactgaacagctctggaataaactggaacatcaattgaggctttcttgaccaacattgcccagtcatacaaatgctcttttgaataAATGACCAAAAATCTCCACAAGCATATTTCAAAGTTTTGTAAGAAGCTACAGGATCTCAGTAGCagtgttgttatagctgaaaagatcccatagaggtcactattttattactatttgttattgaaattggacgtccaacaagtcaggtgtccaaatgatTTTGCCCTGCATGCACACCCACCATTAACACACTTTGACTTTATATAAACATGATTACGAAGAGACAGTCACTCTTCTGGGCACATACTGGCCCCATGGTTCACATACAGTCATACACGATACATccataataaatgtatatactgtatatgcatatagCTTTGTGTTATCAATTAGAAGATCAGTCAGTTCAAATTCAggctttgctatgcagccactgttgggtccttgagcaaggcccttgaccctgttTTGCTTCATTGTACTGttcacgtgtatatgtatatatgataaataaaggcattcttcttcatAATGTGTCTTACTTGCCCCATACGGTTTACTTACTGTTTCGGACTGGCACATACATTATGAACATGCTACTGGCCAGGTCATGTTTCTAGCAAGTGTTATGACATTTGCAACTTGATATGAAAAACAACGACTATAAAACATACTTCTTGTGGTAcactcctctactgtgcaaaaCCTTACTTTAATAACCGTTTACTGTAGTACTTCTACAACATTTATTGTTAAAGGAATGAGTTATATCTCAACAAGTGCTCTGTATTAACAGAATATCATCAAATAGGGTTACCAGTATGACTGATGGAAGCAGATGACTTACCTCCGACGACGAAAGAAATCATGATGTCGGCTATGCCACTGTAGATCCTGGTAAACCTCAGAGGGGTGATATCAGCCCAGACTTTTAGTGCTCTCTCAATAGCAATGTCCACTTCAGCAACAGTCATGTCTGGGGTATAATTCTCAATCCTGTACAGTAAGCAACACATATCTTAATGGTCTTAGACACAGCCTTTGTATATTGTAATGTAGTAAGCATTTTAGGATATGCCTATTAACTAATCATAAGCTAGCCATCAACAGCCCTCTGGTACATCTCAAATTAGATGTTTGACCAATGTACTTGGCAAAATTTATAGGGTTATAGTATTTATAGGATTGTTACTGTAGTGTGCTCAGTGATTCCAGgagaactggacccaccactgGATAAAACGCTGGTAAACATCAGGACTTTAGAAAGACCATTCCAAAAGTTATAATATTTGTTTAGGGTTTAGATCAATGTCCTGCTGGAACACCTGATTGCTTCTAAGTTCCAATAATTTTTCAAGAAAACTACCAACACAATGCTGACagcaggtacagtgttgttatgtttaaagccttcaccttttctctatttatttatttacttatttattattttatttatgcattttccccctttttctctgAGTTTAGCTTAGCCAATTCGTCTTCCAATGCTGAGGACCACAATTGCATCTGAGGGGGGTATATATACCTGACACACATTCCCTCTGACACATGCACAGTCCTCCGACACCTTCTAATTCGCCCATACTTTGTACAAGGCTGGTCAAGTactgatctccacattcctccacttctgtacaggtgcctcaggctactaaccaggattCTTACACAGTGACCAaaaccccacccccttttttagtCTGGTTATTCCCACCCAGCaaactagtggccaattttgtctgctggaggcattgccaattgtgcctgctagagggcgcccagcctatcggtagcagagctgagatttaaactcaagaGAGTTCAGAAACCCAGTTTTGGTGTGGGTGCCCACCTTTTCTCTATTTAAACACCATAACTCTCTTCGAGAAAGCTGTTTTACTCATCCATGTGATTTGCATCAATGTTTAGTCCAGCTTTAACCTGCTGATATGGAGCAGGGACCTCAAAGGCAACGGCAATATAAAGCTAGCTTGAATGTGGATGGTTTTACCTGTGTTCAAACAGCTTCAACTCTATGCATGGCAGTTACAAGTTTAGGTATTTTCACCACCATGTACTTTGACTGACAGCTGATCTTTACTATTAATTTGTCTTCTGTACTGTTTATAGCTTTATAATAGCTGCTTTTTTACCTGTACGTCAGTTTGTTGGTGTTCCATTTGTGGCTCACAGGACCATCAGAATAGAAGGCCACGTCTGGCACCCCACAGCGAGGCTTCTTCATCACCTCTAGAGTTTCAGCATCCAGATTTCCTGTCACCTTCAACCCGAAAAACTCCTGCATCTCAGCCAGCTTAAGGTTCATCTCACTGTCGCTGCGGCCACGCGGCGACTTCTTCTCATCGTCTTGTAGGTTGTACAACTTCTTTAGATAATTCTAGTTCAGCAGAAATGATTTATGGTTAGATACAGATCTAAATGAAATCTAAATGACTTACAGTGCAGTGTGTTCTTACCTTAGCAAATTCTTCATCTTGCTTCAGCTTTACTGGACCAGAGTGGGCGTGGATCACCAGACCCATCAGTAAACAGAGCTGATAGAACGGCTTCATCTTGCTTCTTTTTTGGAAACTGATCTGGTTTGGAGTTTGCTGATGCTTATATACAGTAAAACACTGAGAGATTGAGCAACATCCTGACTTCCTGAATCATTTACCTACGAAAGATGTAGAAGGAGACCAAGAGTGACTTCATTGCATAAATTCCCCTGAATTTGTAGCCTACAGCagtaaaacaatacatttatttatttattaggatttaaacttcatgttttacacactttggttacattcaggacaaaacaggtagttacacaagattcttcagtttaagtttaatgttaaacacagtcatggacaattttgtatctctaattcacctcacttgcatgtcttttaggtactggactagtaatcatgaggttgctggttcaagtcccaccattgccaagttgccactgttgggcccttgagcaaggcatgtaaccctcaattgcttgtaatgtattcagtaataattgtggataaaagcgtctgctaaatgccacaaatgtaaatgtctttgaactgtgggaggaaaccagagctcctggaggaaacccacacagatatggggagaacatgcaaactccacacagaaaggacccggaccactccagctgggaatcaaacccaggatcttctcactgtaaggtgacagtgccacccaccgagccaccgtgcaacccaaaacaataaataactttaataattttaggttattattattattattattattacatattttattaatatatatttatataaacgtATGAAACAAATATATGGAATATGCTGTATAATCCAATTTAAacctaattcatttatttatttattcatggcaTTGTGGCAGAGCTGACCGAGTGCCGCGCAACAACATGGTCACTTTCTGTTTTGCAAGTATGGGAGGCACggagtcgcctcacagcaagaaggtcctgggttcgatccctgggGTCAGGTcctggggcggtctgggtcctttctgtgaggagtttgcatgtctgtgtgggttttctctgggagcccacagtccaaagacatgcaattgaggtgaattggagatacaaaattgtccatgactgtgtttgacattaaaacttgtgaactgatgaatcttgtgtaatgagtaactaccgttcctgtcatgaatgtaaccaaaatgtaaaacatgacgttaaaatcctaataaatgaattttctattttgcatgttcttcctgtgtctacACCAGGTAATTTTCCAGGTTTTCCTCCAACTTTCAAAacctggctgctctaaattacccctaggtgtgagtgattgggtaaatgagtgagtcacGTCCTGTAATtaactgtagtttttttgtCCAGGTCGCGTTTCTGCCTTGTCAGAGAACATTTACAGTCAGTGACTGGAAGCGAGGATTACACCCAGAATCCCAGAACCCAGAATCTTGCCTTGCTACACCCAGTCTGCCTGCTGTGTAAATGTGTCACCCTCTGCCAACTTGACTGGGAAAATCCTGCTGGCACAGTCTACCTAGTGATGAAATGATTCATTGACTTCTATTAATCTCCATCTGTTTGTGATAAGATACGCATTGTTTAACTATTAGACTGTAATGatttgtattaataaatgaCGTGAACGATGTTTAGAAGGATCTGTCTACATTCTGTGGATTTTGGTGTGGTGTTACATAACGACACTGTCTCCAGTAACACTAATTgataccatttacatttacggcatttgcttttatccaaagcgacctacagtactgtgacagtatattgtctaagcaattgagggttaagggttttgctcaagggcccaacagtgacaacctggtggggcttgaaccagcaaccttttgattaacagtccagtaccttaagtgcTAGGCTAGAACTGCCCATTGATGTCCATTGATGCACTGTTTGGCCAAAGGTATCTGGACACCCCtttaattattgattttgtGTTCATTAGGTACATCCTTTGCCAACAGGTGTATTACTGTGAtccaaggtccataaagacatgatttgcacagagccctggcaTCAACCCTAtcaaacacttttgggatgaaatgACCCATGACTTCACAGGCTTTCCAGAGAGGGCAGCtttatgcccatggttttggaaaagGATGTCCATCAAGATTATATCCTATACACAGGTGTCCTCATACACCTGATGACAATACATGGCATAAATGTTCTAGGGTCTAAAGGGGTTGCGACGaaccagatttatttattttggaaatTAGAGCAAGGATCTTTAGGTCTGTTGCCACAGTTCTGCTCTGCAGGCTTCATATGTCATTCATGCTTTCATCTTCAGTAACCACTGCTTAACCATCCTGCTTAAAGTCACAATGGTTTCAGAGCCTTTCCTGAGAGTTCATGGAAAGAAAATGGACATGGGGcttagctctgctactggtcagctgagcaaccctagcaggcacaattggcagtgcttgcagcatttacatttgcagcatttagcagatacttttaaTTTAGTAACACGAAttgaggccttgctcaggggtccagcagtagcaacttggcagccgttctgtttactagtccagcaccttaaccactgagctaccactgccctatttcggagaatgcctttatttgacatatacacatatacacatgtacagtacaatgagattctttttctgcatatcccagctattgtacagtgcccctggagcacagggttaagggccttgctcaagggcccaacactggctgcatagcagagcctggatttaaaccgacAGTCGtctgactgatagcccaaagctctaccactgtccaagacaaaactggccactaaagtctgctggaTGGGCGAATAtgaggggtcggtggactgcgtATGCATCGGAGAGAGCTTGTGTcatgcaaatataccctccttgtaTTCAATCGAGATCTCCAGCAGtggaaattgggagaaaagaggagaaaatgcataaataaaatagtaaataaaacaacagtTGTTCACTAAAATGCACAGAGGTTTGTTCCTTATAAACTACGTGCTCATTATTCAATCATTAATGTTTGTATGTCCTAATAAGGACTGCACTGGGTACAATTcagtgggtgaaaggtaggaaacaaccGTCACATGATTCACTTCATACGTCTGCAAGGGGTTGATTGCGTGATCCTGGAACTTGTAAGTGTTGACACTATCCACAAACCACTTCCTACCAGTTTGTGTGACTCATTGTGAGCACTGGCTGTGTTTGTAAACTGTTCTTGGTGTGTTTTTGCAAACTTCTTTTtcggaaaagttgggacactagtgagatgcaataaaaaaagaatcagtGATTTACTAAttatcttaaatctttatttacctgacaggtacaaagaaaagatctccaatgttttcactgatcaacttaattgtatttagaaaatgtaaaaaatgttaaatctgatttgcaacacatttaaaaaaaagcatgttcattagtttttatgtatttattttagggctgtcaaacgattaaaaattttaatcgcgattaatctctgaatttcatatagttaatcgtgattaatcgccctttttttttttttataaaaaggaggtggttttaatgttatggctgatcggtgtacatacactaacatacacaaaaactcattcacaatcaacacagtcttgttccctgggttctgacaactcatactagtgactatattacttgcatctttgcacaatattgcattgtttttgcaccttattctcaccttattctacctgctgctatataaaccctacactgctaactggatatcagaatacgtttttattagggctgtcgaagttaacgcgataataataacaacgcgttccagtgttgccagattgggcggattttgttggaaaacaatttaatagcatttaaataacacttctgtttaaaagaaaatattcagttttaagaagcaccagcattgtagaaggctattaaaagtaaagtcaattttcagtgctgatttggcttaatagtgttggtcagtctgtatcatattcttgaaatgataaagtattgcaaaggaatatcttcctcataatgttaaggttgctatattttggtttttcacttgtcagggaaaattaagagagaaaaaagcttattattatcatgcgtgtgatatatatcatttacgtgatctgcgtatcacgttaccgctgtgtgttgtacgtcactgagctgata
Proteins encoded in this window:
- the LOC134332829 gene encoding collagenase 3-like, with translation MKPFYQLCLLMGLVIHAHSGPVKLKQDEEFAKNYLKKLYNLQDDEKKSPRGRSDSEMNLKLAEMQEFFGLKVTGNLDAETLEVMKKPRCGVPDVAFYSDGPVSHKWNTNKLTYRIENYTPDMTVAEVDIAIERALKVWADITPLRFTRIYSGIADIMISFVVGDHRDGYPFEGPGGLLAHAFFPSPGIGGDAHFDDDENFTFRSSNGYNLFLVAAHEFGHSLGLDHSRDPGALMYPTYVSRDADTFVLPRDDVDRIQAVYGSNPEKPVDPEKPVPTPPQTPNACDKNLVLDAVTTLRGETYFFKNRLFWRSRPQNPDTEQYLIKSFWPELPDNIDAAFEDPVDDLVYIFKGPKVWALNGYNVVDGFPKTLSSFGFPAKLKKITAALYDENSGKSLLFSGRYYYSFDMSSKEMDKGFPKRVEQSFSGISGPVTAGFQYRGFTYLYSGPVMYEFGYGRLLRVLGNNYFLRC